Proteins from a genomic interval of Sphingobacterium sp. SYP-B4668:
- a CDS encoding carbohydrate-binding family 9-like protein produces MARKDHRKEGMTLLRKKQKLSFWVNLICLLGLHAEAQQLPKKLIVDKLDLHLADPSMIPRVFDETHLEYHQISNVNWPDYPYRPDVKFRIAYSDFGILLHFKVVEQSVRAKTSLDNGPVWEDSCVEFFIQPDSSNDLYYNLEFNCIGKLLIESGTPGNRTFAGPNVLANVKRWSSLGTQPFEERKGPVNWELAAVIPYSTFFKHTIERLDGKVVKANFYKCGDKLAVPHFISWSPIALQEPQFHAPSFFGYLQFGYD; encoded by the coding sequence ATGGCACGAAAAGATCATAGAAAGGAAGGGATGACATTACTAAGAAAAAAACAGAAATTGTCCTTTTGGGTTAATCTGATTTGTTTGTTGGGACTCCATGCCGAGGCCCAACAACTACCAAAAAAGCTGATCGTAGACAAACTGGATTTGCACTTAGCAGACCCATCAATGATTCCTAGAGTTTTTGATGAAACCCATTTAGAATACCATCAAATATCCAATGTTAATTGGCCCGACTATCCCTATCGACCCGATGTGAAATTTAGGATTGCTTATAGCGACTTTGGTATACTACTACATTTTAAGGTAGTCGAACAGAGTGTTCGAGCAAAGACAAGTTTAGACAATGGCCCTGTATGGGAGGATTCCTGTGTTGAATTTTTTATCCAACCAGATTCGTCAAATGATCTATACTACAATTTGGAGTTCAATTGTATTGGAAAGCTCTTAATTGAGAGTGGAACACCAGGAAATAGAACATTTGCAGGACCAAATGTATTGGCAAACGTAAAGCGCTGGTCCTCTCTGGGGACGCAGCCCTTCGAAGAAAGGAAAGGACCGGTGAACTGGGAGCTTGCCGCGGTCATACCCTATTCGACATTCTTTAAACATACAATTGAACGATTAGATGGTAAAGTTGTCAAGGCCAATTTTTATAAATGCGGAGATAAATTAGCGGTTCCACATTTCATCTCTTGGAGTCCTATAGCTTTACAGGAGCCCCAATTTCACGCACCTTCCTTCTTTGGATACTTGCAATTTGGATACGATTGA
- a CDS encoding family 10 glycosylhydrolase, translating to MIIRTLSTKCFVVLLVFAFLFTSCNLKKESPSQEYPMFWTWLDYKPGNNFDSICREMQELGIDGVMLNAPTPDDYRVAIPIAQKYGIAVYAWLWTMNLEHDREKILKEHPEWFSVNRNGKSLADTTAYVGYYKFLSPVLPEVREYIKEKIASYCKVEGLQGIAIDYHRYVDVVLPTTLWPKYDIVQDREYAAWDYGYHPEAIRMFKEQHGYDPRAQKDPSTDLKWRQFRCDQITEVANMIAEVVHKHGKKMAASPFPTPKMASRMVRQDWGKWNLDIVFPMVYSSFYTEDKSFIEDCTMENVKDKNERTTLYCGLMAIDGPEMFAAMDAALDNGAQGISIFTVKTLRDPKIKQQFRAYTDSARAKRAANNGMMPVLGNKKLEIDPFKKEGVMRLIQTRIQQLIANSQVNDNLPKIALSEFTAVETYDVTHRYIVTEQVSNKQFWVTFYFYGGILSGWNVDPVLVNNDGTKRS from the coding sequence ATGATCATTCGAACCCTATCAACAAAGTGCTTTGTCGTGTTATTGGTTTTCGCTTTTTTATTTACGTCATGCAATCTAAAAAAGGAATCCCCTTCTCAAGAATATCCGATGTTTTGGACCTGGTTGGATTATAAACCCGGTAATAATTTTGATTCCATTTGTCGTGAAATGCAAGAGTTAGGGATTGACGGCGTAATGTTGAATGCACCCACTCCTGATGATTATCGAGTAGCAATTCCTATTGCTCAGAAATATGGAATAGCAGTATACGCTTGGTTGTGGACGATGAACTTAGAGCATGATCGTGAGAAAATATTAAAAGAGCACCCCGAATGGTTCAGCGTGAATAGAAATGGAAAAAGTCTAGCAGATACTACAGCTTATGTGGGGTATTATAAATTTTTGTCTCCGGTATTACCTGAAGTGCGTGAGTATATCAAAGAAAAGATAGCCTCCTATTGTAAGGTAGAAGGACTCCAAGGGATTGCTATTGACTATCACAGATATGTAGATGTGGTCTTGCCAACCACCTTATGGCCTAAATATGATATTGTCCAAGATCGGGAATATGCTGCTTGGGATTATGGATACCATCCAGAAGCAATACGGATGTTCAAGGAACAGCATGGTTATGATCCTAGAGCGCAAAAGGACCCATCAACGGATTTGAAATGGAGGCAATTTAGATGCGATCAGATAACAGAGGTTGCAAATATGATTGCAGAAGTTGTGCACAAACATGGAAAAAAGATGGCAGCTTCACCATTTCCTACCCCGAAGATGGCCTCCAGGATGGTCCGTCAGGATTGGGGAAAATGGAATCTGGATATTGTATTTCCAATGGTGTATAGTAGTTTCTATACCGAAGATAAGAGCTTCATCGAAGATTGTACCATGGAGAACGTCAAAGACAAAAATGAAAGAACAACCTTATATTGTGGATTGATGGCCATAGATGGGCCGGAGATGTTTGCTGCTATGGATGCTGCATTGGACAATGGCGCACAGGGAATATCGATTTTTACCGTCAAGACCTTACGAGATCCAAAAATCAAGCAACAATTTAGAGCCTACACGGACAGTGCGCGAGCAAAACGAGCCGCGAATAATGGGATGATGCCTGTTCTTGGAAATAAGAAGCTCGAAATCGATCCCTTCAAGAAAGAAGGAGTCATGCGTTTGATTCAAACCCGAATCCAACAACTTATTGCCAACTCTCAAGTGAACGATAACTTGCCGAAAATTGCTCTTTCAGAATTTACGGCAGTAGAGACTTATGATGTAACCCATCGTTATATTGTTACCGAACAAGTAAGTAACAAACAGTTTTGGGTGACTTTTTATTTCTACGGTGGTATATTGTCAGGGTGGAATGTCGATCCTGTGCTTGTAAATAACGATGGCACGAAAAGATCATAG
- a CDS encoding DUF5009 domain-containing protein, with protein MDNTFYKQRNLAIDMLRAFTMFVMIFVNDFWKISDVPHVLEHAAYGEDFMGLADVVFPCFLFAVGLSIPYAIERRIAKGLSIESTLTHIFGRTFALLMMGAFIGNSESRLAVSVPYPIGVYWILMVLGFLAVWNDYTKVNFKNKYAILLIKGIGVSILCYLAITFRSSDGAIFGAKWGILGMIGFAYACCSIIYVLGRSQVRYLWAALFFLLAVAFFRTPMRQELGGLSIFNLPQGNFIDGFISLFHIGNGVLPAFTMAGVMLSVSLARFVDKPKPRVWIILSVTALLSAIIGFVAHNYWIISKIGATPPWFFYVVAIAILLYVLMDLLVARKWTGWFSYIKPAGTATLTTYLIPYVFYAIASLGSLTLPQSLAHGAIGLLNCLIFSWFVIFTAGLLEKYNIKLKI; from the coding sequence ATGGACAATACATTTTATAAACAACGGAATCTAGCCATTGACATGTTACGGGCTTTTACCATGTTTGTTATGATTTTTGTGAATGATTTCTGGAAGATTAGTGATGTGCCTCATGTCTTAGAACATGCTGCGTATGGAGAAGATTTTATGGGACTTGCCGATGTGGTGTTTCCTTGTTTTCTTTTTGCTGTTGGATTATCTATTCCTTATGCTATAGAGCGTCGAATTGCGAAAGGACTAAGTATAGAATCGACATTGACACATATATTTGGACGTACCTTTGCGCTATTGATGATGGGGGCGTTTATCGGCAACTCTGAGTCCCGCTTGGCTGTATCTGTGCCGTATCCCATTGGAGTGTATTGGATTTTGATGGTTCTCGGGTTCTTGGCTGTCTGGAATGACTATACAAAAGTCAATTTCAAAAATAAATATGCTATTCTCCTAATCAAGGGGATAGGAGTTTCTATTCTATGTTATTTAGCGATTACATTTCGTAGTTCTGATGGTGCTATATTTGGTGCTAAATGGGGTATTTTGGGAATGATTGGGTTTGCGTATGCGTGTTGTTCTATCATATATGTATTAGGTAGAAGCCAGGTGCGGTATCTTTGGGCGGCCTTGTTTTTTTTGTTGGCTGTCGCATTTTTTAGGACGCCAATGCGTCAAGAGCTTGGCGGTTTGAGCATATTCAATTTGCCTCAAGGCAATTTTATAGATGGATTTATTTCACTTTTCCACATTGGAAATGGAGTATTACCGGCTTTTACTATGGCAGGGGTGATGTTATCCGTATCCTTAGCTCGTTTCGTTGATAAGCCAAAACCTCGGGTATGGATCATATTGTCTGTAACGGCACTACTTTCTGCTATAATTGGATTTGTGGCGCATAACTATTGGATTATATCTAAGATTGGTGCCACCCCTCCCTGGTTTTTTTATGTTGTAGCTATTGCTATATTGCTTTACGTCCTCATGGACCTACTAGTCGCTAGGAAATGGACGGGATGGTTTAGTTATATTAAACCAGCTGGTACTGCCACGTTAACCACCTATTTAATCCCCTATGTTTTCTACGCTATCGCCTCACTAGGCAGTCTGACATTGCCCCAAAGTTTAGCTCACGGAGCAATTGGTCTGCTCAACTGTTTGATTTTTTCTTGGTTCGTTATTTTTACAGCTGGCCTGCTCGAGAAATATAATATTAAACTTAAAATCTAA
- a CDS encoding DUF1349 domain-containing protein has product MKKLILGLLVMTCLQIAKAQNLEKLQWFNQPTKWEVKDNVLSMFVTPQSDYWRISHYGFTVDDAPFYYTTYGGEFEVKVKITGGYKARFDQMGLMLRIDKENYIKAGIEFVDGKFNLSTVVTHQTSDWSIISLEKPIPFVWIKAVRRLDAVEVFYSFDDINYIMMRNAYLQDNTPVMVGMMAACPDGNGFEAKFEHFSVRHLPDQRRLKWLKENTD; this is encoded by the coding sequence ATGAAAAAATTAATATTAGGTCTCCTCGTAATGACCTGCCTCCAAATTGCGAAGGCTCAAAATCTGGAGAAGTTACAGTGGTTTAATCAACCAACAAAATGGGAAGTAAAAGATAATGTCCTCAGCATGTTTGTAACACCCCAAAGTGACTATTGGCGTATTTCACATTATGGGTTCACCGTTGATGATGCACCGTTTTACTACACCACATATGGTGGTGAGTTTGAGGTTAAAGTCAAAATAACGGGCGGTTATAAGGCCCGCTTTGATCAAATGGGCCTCATGCTACGCATTGATAAGGAAAATTACATCAAAGCTGGAATCGAGTTTGTGGATGGAAAGTTCAATTTGAGTACGGTAGTCACCCATCAAACTAGTGATTGGAGTATTATTAGCTTAGAAAAGCCCATCCCTTTTGTATGGATAAAAGCCGTTAGACGTTTGGACGCTGTTGAAGTGTTTTATTCCTTTGACGATATCAACTATATCATGATGCGCAATGCATACTTACAAGATAATACGCCTGTGATGGTTGGAATGATGGCGGCCTGTCCAGATGGAAATGGTTTTGAGGCAAAATTTGAACATTTCTCAGTACGACACCTTCCTGACCAAAGGAGATTAAAGTGGTTAAAAGAAAATACAGATTGA
- a CDS encoding response regulator transcription factor, with the protein MKNIANILNNKLLKQIFDNPSDSTTQLSQCQYIAQLYAHVENAIAVLSDLKSNKSYIYNGGIAATLGISEDVSTTKIDSIWEEEILNRIHPDDLIHKHMLELQYFHFLKTIPIADRYHYHVVSNLRMRNQSNQYVTVLHRMLYIRNLPNGSIWLALCLYNFSLSAAQTTLYEGYIVNTITGQVIKSEKQENGNLLSKREMEILQLIKNGKKSREIANILSISLNTVNRHRQNILEKLRVGNSIEACRIATTLHWLPS; encoded by the coding sequence ATGAAAAATATCGCAAACATTCTAAATAATAAACTTCTAAAGCAGATTTTCGATAACCCTTCTGACTCGACAACACAGCTTTCACAATGTCAATATATTGCCCAGCTGTATGCGCATGTGGAGAATGCGATTGCAGTGCTCAGTGATTTGAAAAGCAATAAGAGCTATATATACAACGGCGGAATAGCGGCGACCTTGGGAATATCAGAAGATGTAAGCACTACAAAAATTGATTCAATATGGGAAGAAGAAATTCTAAATCGAATCCATCCAGACGACTTAATACACAAGCATATGCTGGAACTGCAGTATTTTCATTTTCTAAAAACCATACCTATTGCTGACCGCTATCACTACCATGTGGTCAGCAATTTGCGCATGCGCAATCAATCCAATCAATATGTGACTGTACTTCACCGTATGCTTTATATACGTAATTTACCAAATGGCAGTATATGGCTTGCCTTGTGCTTATATAATTTTTCGCTCTCAGCCGCGCAGACAACGCTCTATGAAGGATATATTGTCAACACGATCACTGGACAGGTAATCAAGTCTGAAAAACAAGAGAATGGTAATCTCTTATCGAAAAGAGAGATGGAAATCCTGCAGCTTATTAAAAATGGGAAAAAAAGTAGGGAAATCGCCAATATTTTATCGATTAGCTTGAACACAGTCAATCGACATCGGCAAAACATTCTTGAAAAACTACGAGTTGGCAATTCAATAGAGGCTTGTCGTATTGCAACTACGCTTCATTGGCTACCGTCTTAG
- a CDS encoding SEL1-like repeat protein: protein MAHRIYTYNIDYKSKDNFPHYLGEWNYAIPELLIPLFSGNPRNRGTLLYFDKEEGISRLRTFYNLLGDTYQLHHQEKYEAAISKMFGFLENLPFNTLMMDATDVFNMNDERHRDQAKDWVEEIVEKTKFYNLAMSSRDINLLNDIVLKSGYASFLEILQKDWIDYGLGYWNEDAYKESSAEIFEQDDLWGVKDSKGNVLVPPTYENIYEFTADGIAVVQKDGRYGYLNDNGVEVVPCQYHDACDAFRIDGQLYGEALQDSQWGVLHIDSGKWSIPAQHDEQAKLYGGLFNVKRSGNYCLLNVKNEQVIGEDSEFPFEFEYPDLILTRDGGTSKRRYYNLDGVYLGAYLEDVLHPISAGYYWVSPNKYQQKISILSPNGTTLAEEIDRIVVLPDYNSIAYIKQKRWYLYDVQQEQDRLAGHEIEKVNIDALCNYMPDVFVIVEGGAYGVYHALQDRWLVPISQQHRKIEHCHLELLRITLVDGMQYFDQKMKVLSDKYDFICQPMDYSSQLLCLFSNDKMWVLDNNRQLCEVKDGQMGALHENAHNLRKEDQRYFLDYYKQWTQRMGNGFETYFDDDTLYQKGRAHAKAGDVRSAIQHYTIGAQRGNARMAFELGSIYTTDPEFEDIPLGVQHYEEAALQDYPNAWNDIGYLYQNGIGYSQDTARAIIAYEKAATLGSGLALCNLGDLYFYGNHVDQDYDRALEYYKKSEKKGYSSLENMSEIYYKKEDYTTLQRYLRKDYEETYAHIYYGILYDHGYGVKHNAKKAIDFYEKSMAYARYFYALERLLFYYKTHPTYADQTKYEQWSTFAKEHDMELNEEKRNEEID from the coding sequence ATGGCACATCGAATTTATACTTACAATATAGATTATAAGAGTAAAGACAATTTTCCCCATTACCTTGGCGAATGGAATTATGCGATACCAGAATTGTTAATTCCTTTGTTCTCAGGTAATCCAAGGAATAGGGGCACCCTACTATATTTTGACAAGGAAGAAGGCATAAGCAGATTAAGAACGTTCTATAATCTCCTTGGAGATACCTATCAGCTTCATCATCAAGAGAAGTATGAGGCGGCCATTAGTAAGATGTTCGGATTTTTGGAAAATCTTCCCTTTAATACCCTAATGATGGATGCTACGGACGTGTTCAATATGAATGATGAAAGGCACCGGGATCAGGCGAAAGACTGGGTAGAGGAAATTGTGGAGAAAACTAAGTTTTATAATCTAGCTATGTCTTCTAGAGATATTAATCTGTTGAACGACATTGTCTTGAAATCTGGATATGCATCATTTTTGGAAATCTTACAAAAGGATTGGATTGACTACGGATTGGGATATTGGAATGAAGACGCATACAAAGAAAGCAGCGCTGAAATATTTGAACAAGACGATTTATGGGGAGTAAAAGATAGCAAAGGCAATGTGCTAGTCCCACCTACATATGAAAATATTTATGAGTTTACGGCAGACGGAATAGCGGTCGTACAAAAAGATGGACGCTATGGCTATCTCAATGACAATGGGGTGGAGGTTGTTCCTTGTCAGTATCACGACGCTTGTGATGCTTTTAGGATTGATGGACAATTATATGGTGAAGCGTTGCAAGACAGTCAATGGGGAGTGCTCCATATCGATAGTGGCAAATGGAGTATTCCTGCTCAACATGACGAGCAAGCCAAGTTATACGGAGGTCTTTTTAATGTGAAAAGAAGTGGAAATTATTGCCTATTGAATGTTAAAAATGAGCAGGTAATTGGAGAAGATTCTGAATTTCCATTTGAATTCGAATATCCCGATTTAATCCTAACTAGAGATGGAGGAACTAGCAAAAGGCGATATTACAATCTGGACGGTGTTTATCTAGGCGCATACCTAGAAGATGTCTTGCATCCGATTTCGGCAGGATATTATTGGGTATCACCTAACAAATACCAACAGAAAATAAGTATATTAAGTCCTAACGGCACCACCTTAGCAGAAGAAATCGATCGTATTGTTGTGTTACCTGATTATAATAGTATTGCCTATATAAAGCAGAAGCGGTGGTATCTATATGATGTTCAACAGGAGCAAGACAGATTGGCTGGTCATGAGATAGAAAAAGTGAATATAGACGCCTTATGTAATTATATGCCCGATGTGTTCGTTATTGTCGAAGGGGGAGCCTACGGCGTATATCATGCTTTACAAGACCGATGGTTGGTTCCAATATCTCAGCAACATAGGAAAATAGAGCACTGTCACCTTGAGTTACTGCGTATCACCCTTGTAGACGGTATGCAATATTTTGATCAAAAAATGAAGGTCTTAAGCGACAAATATGATTTTATATGCCAGCCAATGGATTATAGCTCACAGTTACTATGCCTATTTTCCAACGATAAAATGTGGGTGTTGGATAACAATAGGCAGCTTTGTGAAGTCAAGGATGGACAGATGGGGGCATTGCATGAAAATGCACATAATCTAAGAAAGGAAGATCAACGTTACTTCCTAGATTACTATAAGCAATGGACCCAACGGATGGGAAACGGATTTGAGACATATTTTGATGACGACACATTATATCAAAAAGGTAGGGCACATGCCAAAGCGGGGGATGTGAGGTCCGCCATCCAACATTATACTATCGGCGCTCAACGTGGTAATGCACGCATGGCCTTTGAATTGGGGAGTATTTATACGACGGATCCAGAGTTTGAGGACATACCTTTAGGCGTGCAGCACTATGAGGAGGCAGCCTTACAGGACTATCCAAACGCATGGAATGATATTGGGTATTTATATCAAAATGGAATAGGCTACTCCCAAGATACAGCGCGCGCCATAATCGCGTATGAAAAAGCCGCAACCTTAGGCAGTGGTTTAGCACTTTGCAATCTTGGCGATTTATATTTTTATGGCAATCACGTTGACCAGGATTATGATAGGGCTCTCGAATATTACAAAAAATCTGAAAAAAAAGGTTATTCCAGTTTAGAGAATATGTCCGAGATTTATTACAAGAAGGAAGATTACACAACGCTACAACGTTACTTAAGGAAGGACTATGAGGAGACCTATGCACATATTTACTACGGTATTCTTTATGATCATGGATATGGGGTAAAGCATAATGCTAAAAAGGCAATTGACTTTTATGAGAAATCGATGGCCTATGCTCGATATTTTTATGCCTTAGAACGGTTGCTTTTTTACTACAAAACTCATCCAACTTATGCCGATCAAACAAAATATGAGCAATGGTCGACATTTGCCAAGGAGCACGATATGGAACTAAATGAAGAAAAAAGAAATGAAGAGATCGATTAA
- a CDS encoding NUDIX hydrolase: MKTIDKLAWIFIKDGKVLSTRSKDSEIWFLPGGKRELLENDVEALTREIKEELTVDLTISSLQYIGAFEAQAANHDENVNVKMSCYLAEYTGELIAASEIAEIGYLDSTHFNIISPVDRVIFNFLQAKTLIL, from the coding sequence ATGAAAACTATCGATAAGCTTGCGTGGATATTCATAAAGGATGGTAAAGTGTTGAGCACACGCTCAAAGGATTCCGAAATTTGGTTTCTTCCGGGAGGCAAACGGGAACTGTTGGAAAACGATGTAGAAGCACTGACTCGTGAAATAAAGGAGGAGTTAACAGTGGACTTAACAATTTCCTCTTTGCAATACATAGGAGCTTTTGAAGCACAAGCCGCAAACCATGATGAGAACGTCAATGTTAAGATGAGCTGCTATCTAGCGGAATATACAGGTGAATTGATAGCCGCTTCGGAGATTGCAGAAATTGGTTACCTGGACTCCACGCATTTTAATATAATTTCACCTGTTGATAGAGTGATTTTTAATTTTTTGCAAGCTAAGACCCTCATTCTATAA
- a CDS encoding (deoxy)nucleoside triphosphate pyrophosphohydrolase yields the protein MLQVTCAIIEHEGKILICQRSSKMTLPLKWEFPGGKIEPGESKKVCLRREIEEELGIQIYIQEELSPVEHHYPNFSLTLYPFRCELCKGQPVAMEHAQAIWIQKSELDNFDWAEADLPIIKEYQQHR from the coding sequence ATGCTACAAGTCACTTGCGCAATTATCGAACATGAAGGCAAAATATTAATCTGTCAACGTTCATCAAAGATGACACTTCCCTTGAAATGGGAGTTCCCTGGCGGAAAAATAGAACCAGGAGAAAGTAAAAAAGTATGTCTTAGGCGAGAAATTGAGGAAGAATTAGGGATACAAATCTACATCCAAGAGGAACTGAGCCCAGTGGAGCACCACTATCCTAATTTTTCATTGACCCTCTATCCATTTCGATGTGAGTTATGCAAAGGACAGCCTGTGGCTATGGAACACGCGCAAGCCATATGGATTCAAAAATCAGAGCTTGACAACTTTGATTGGGCTGAAGCTGACTTGCCCATTATAAAAGAATATCAGCAGCACCGTTAA
- a CDS encoding mechanosensitive ion channel family protein, whose product MKKLFSFFAFLICSIGTSVAQDSIASGLNVSDSISRSLDSLRTGLKDLNISYITNIKAKDIGDVISRIAENHKKYTNSSASVPSDTLQQWRREATDEIVRLKSLEHTINNYKDGVSNTRDKFLNLKIKYPYAATSIQINSYLIHAEKELTTKLDSLLEIEKKVKTMLSESPRVLLSLSDAIVTSDQGDETGAIKTKSSLWRAHTQTVTRNDIVNSIKQNYASTKSLNRYVNQTDWGSRILLIVLTVGYLYWIFTLEFRNRKQTSTAQTFKIHNVWRVCRLLGKGIILLLTLLPLVQFVTPTFLIQASQLMIMVIFSLLLLDRIPKGQRKILAALFLFYILIVVANLIVNDGLFLRGICILFNLVALFLVTYTKRQIKSPEAPGYISSFIYVIFTCLSVLAIISNTLGYVNLARSFSIACAVGFVQSFTLQFFSTMITHDVRNQFKKDRESGGFWSRFNEERTLKVLGDILRLVCVLLAIIVFANNLQFIERLLDKSDDFFNKVRKIGSISFTVGNMLIAILLLFLTNWLQKNISLLILGGQDGKLNKDYNQKMTLFPLFRLGIILIGFFFAVSALGMSLDKLTVVIGALSVGIGLGMQNIINNFVSGIILVFDKPFRVGDQIELADKKGRVKEIGIRASVLQTGDGADVIIPNGDLLSGRLVNWTLSQEYSRTSFTIQVDRKVDLAQAIQWTTQAMESSIYCLKHLGTNVSVQDVSEDMVYLNLGCWINAAANAGPFRNDVLKALYQKFEAEQLNFYSISSPKTIINNNQPPNP is encoded by the coding sequence ATGAAGAAGTTGTTTTCCTTTTTTGCTTTTCTAATATGTAGTATCGGAACAAGCGTAGCACAAGACTCCATTGCCAGTGGCCTGAACGTAAGCGATTCGATATCAAGAAGCTTGGATTCATTACGGACTGGACTAAAAGATTTGAACATAAGCTACATCACCAATATCAAAGCCAAAGATATTGGTGATGTCATTTCTAGGATAGCGGAAAACCATAAAAAATATACAAATTCTTCAGCCAGTGTGCCCTCGGATACGTTGCAGCAATGGCGACGTGAGGCGACAGATGAAATTGTTCGACTTAAATCCCTTGAACATACGATTAACAATTATAAGGATGGGGTAAGCAATACCAGAGACAAGTTTCTGAACTTAAAAATTAAATACCCGTATGCTGCTACTTCTATCCAAATCAATAGCTATCTAATACATGCTGAAAAGGAACTCACCACCAAATTAGACTCGCTATTAGAAATCGAAAAGAAAGTAAAGACGATGTTGTCCGAATCTCCTCGAGTGCTTTTGAGTCTAAGTGATGCTATCGTCACATCAGATCAAGGGGATGAGACAGGAGCCATCAAGACAAAGAGTTCGCTTTGGAGGGCTCATACTCAAACTGTGACTCGGAATGACATCGTCAACAGCATCAAGCAAAACTATGCCAGTACTAAATCCTTAAATCGTTATGTCAATCAGACGGATTGGGGATCTCGTATTTTGTTGATTGTGCTGACTGTAGGATATTTGTATTGGATTTTTACTCTTGAATTCCGAAACAGAAAACAGACTTCTACTGCTCAAACGTTTAAAATTCATAATGTTTGGCGAGTATGTCGTCTTTTGGGAAAAGGGATTATCCTATTACTAACGTTGCTGCCACTTGTGCAATTTGTGACTCCCACATTTCTCATTCAAGCTTCCCAATTGATGATCATGGTTATTTTTAGCCTCTTGCTATTAGATCGAATTCCCAAAGGACAGCGCAAAATACTGGCCGCGCTATTCTTGTTCTATATTTTAATAGTAGTAGCCAATTTGATTGTCAACGATGGTTTATTTTTGCGTGGTATTTGTATTCTATTCAATCTGGTAGCTTTATTTTTAGTGACATACACCAAAAGGCAGATAAAATCGCCAGAGGCTCCAGGATATATAAGTTCATTTATTTATGTAATATTCACTTGTCTGAGCGTATTGGCCATTATCTCTAACACATTGGGATATGTTAATTTGGCCAGAAGTTTTAGCATTGCCTGTGCAGTTGGTTTCGTTCAATCATTTACTTTGCAGTTTTTTTCAACAATGATTACGCACGACGTTCGAAATCAATTTAAAAAAGATCGTGAATCGGGTGGTTTTTGGAGTCGGTTTAATGAAGAGCGAACCCTTAAGGTCCTCGGAGATATCCTTCGATTGGTTTGCGTTCTTTTGGCAATAATTGTTTTTGCCAATAATCTTCAGTTTATCGAACGTCTATTGGATAAAAGCGATGATTTCTTTAATAAAGTTCGCAAAATAGGGAGTATATCCTTCACTGTCGGTAACATGCTTATCGCTATATTGCTTTTGTTTTTAACCAATTGGCTTCAAAAGAACATTAGCTTACTCATTTTAGGAGGGCAAGATGGGAAATTAAATAAGGACTACAATCAAAAAATGACACTTTTTCCCCTGTTTAGATTGGGAATTATCCTCATTGGTTTCTTTTTTGCGGTTTCAGCTTTGGGCATGAGTTTGGATAAACTTACCGTTGTAATCGGCGCTTTAAGTGTTGGTATAGGACTTGGCATGCAGAATATAATCAATAATTTCGTATCTGGTATTATTCTGGTTTTCGACAAGCCGTTTCGTGTCGGAGATCAGATAGAATTAGCGGATAAGAAGGGCCGCGTGAAGGAAATAGGAATTAGAGCCAGCGTATTACAAACCGGCGATGGAGCAGATGTCATTATTCCTAACGGTGATTTGCTTTCTGGGAGGCTTGTTAACTGGACACTGTCACAAGAATATAGTAGGACTAGCTTTACGATACAAGTCGATCGGAAGGTGGATCTGGCCCAAGCCATACAATGGACTACTCAAGCAATGGAAAGTAGTATATACTGTCTGAAGCATTTAGGGACTAATGTAAGTGTTCAAGATGTCAGCGAAGACATGGTGTATCTTAATTTAGGCTGTTGGATAAATGCTGCAGCCAATGCCGGTCCCTTTAGAAACGATGTATTGAAAGCATTGTACCAAAAATTTGAAGCAGAGCAGTTGAATTTCTATAGCATATCGTCACCAAAAACAATCATTAATAACAATCAGCCCCCCAATCCGTAG